A section of the Agrobacterium tumefaciens genome encodes:
- a CDS encoding GGDEF domain-containing protein, translated as MRASIQKIQLTGTIVIAVSAILLATLAALPSVSNYLRYRTNAQQLVRFETALQSAWLVSAERGPANNLMAASSVDAKLIDALAAARKATDDKLSQVETSFAEEIKMQPGFAKSLLETRQRLAESRRLVDDVAALSPQARSYSAMANAIQSMFKAADSVNLLRGRAARAIITKTPDVAIDVAMTGTAGVMRDRIGRLGSYVVMSMQANRQDTLSYRAKFDTEMQSLLLIKSSLWNYTAAYLSTPRLDAAFREFESYYFGQALRYAQNTIAIVMPSARPSVREFSESYIQGMRSSDKLRDLILSETRARIENNKERALVYGASSLLLALIAVLVLLRLTWVYRTALFQPMQSVRAQIAAIAAGDLSEVDQKDGVAPEVKKMFQELDFLREQLRQKVEMEDQQRALAEQLRALSETDALTGVFNRRALEKSVRSILSSGEQCPALGVMIVDIDHFKSINDRYGHAMGDLALQKTASLLKSALRKGDILARYGGEEFVVVLQDVSHALATATADRLRRMIEAQIIDEQSGLSLTASFGVVWQEARAIGNWDELIAIADDRLYEAKRAGRNRVWATYFPKVANG; from the coding sequence ATGCGCGCGAGCATACAGAAAATCCAACTGACCGGCACTATCGTCATCGCCGTCAGCGCCATATTGCTGGCGACCCTTGCCGCGCTGCCGAGCGTTTCCAACTACCTGCGTTACAGGACAAACGCCCAGCAACTTGTCCGCTTTGAAACCGCGCTTCAATCGGCCTGGCTGGTCTCGGCCGAGCGTGGCCCCGCCAACAATCTGATGGCGGCGTCTTCAGTGGATGCCAAGCTGATCGACGCTCTTGCCGCTGCGCGCAAAGCTACGGACGACAAGCTTTCCCAAGTCGAGACGTCCTTCGCCGAAGAAATCAAGATGCAACCCGGCTTTGCAAAATCGCTGCTCGAAACCCGCCAGAGGCTTGCTGAATCACGCCGGCTCGTGGACGACGTCGCGGCTCTTTCCCCTCAGGCGCGCAGCTATAGCGCCATGGCAAACGCCATTCAGTCGATGTTCAAGGCCGCCGATAGTGTGAACCTGCTGCGCGGCAGGGCCGCCCGCGCCATCATAACGAAAACGCCTGACGTAGCGATCGACGTTGCCATGACGGGCACGGCCGGTGTGATGCGTGACAGGATCGGCCGCCTTGGCTCCTACGTCGTCATGAGCATGCAGGCTAACCGGCAGGACACGCTCAGCTATCGCGCAAAATTCGATACCGAGATGCAAAGCCTGCTGTTGATAAAGTCCTCGCTGTGGAACTACACGGCTGCCTATCTGTCGACCCCGCGTCTGGATGCCGCATTCCGTGAATTCGAGTCCTACTATTTCGGTCAGGCGCTTCGCTATGCACAGAACACGATTGCCATCGTGATGCCCTCTGCCCGCCCGAGCGTACGGGAATTTTCCGAAAGCTATATTCAGGGCATGCGCTCCTCGGACAAGCTGCGCGACCTCATCCTCTCCGAGACACGGGCGAGGATCGAAAACAACAAGGAAAGAGCGCTGGTCTACGGCGCGTCGTCTCTGCTTCTTGCCCTCATTGCAGTTCTCGTCCTGCTTCGCCTGACCTGGGTCTACAGAACGGCGCTCTTCCAGCCGATGCAGTCCGTGCGTGCGCAGATAGCGGCGATAGCCGCCGGCGATCTTTCGGAAGTCGACCAAAAGGACGGTGTTGCGCCGGAAGTCAAAAAAATGTTCCAGGAGCTTGATTTCCTGCGTGAACAGCTCCGCCAGAAAGTTGAAATGGAAGATCAGCAACGTGCGCTGGCCGAGCAGCTGCGTGCCCTTTCCGAAACCGATGCCCTCACCGGTGTCTTCAATCGGCGCGCGCTGGAAAAATCGGTGCGCTCCATCCTGAGCAGCGGCGAGCAATGTCCGGCGCTCGGCGTGATGATCGTCGATATCGACCACTTCAAATCCATCAACGACCGCTACGGCCACGCCATGGGCGACCTCGCGCTGCAGAAGACCGCGAGCCTTCTGAAAAGCGCGTTGCGCAAGGGCGACATTCTGGCCCGATATGGCGGTGAGGAATTTGTCGTCGTGTTGCAGGATGTCAGCCACGCCCTGGCCACCGCCACCGCCGATCGGCTTCGCCGCATGATCGAAGCTCAGATCATCGATGAACAGAGCGGTCTATCGCTGACAGCAAGTTTCGGTGTTGTCTGGCAGGAAGCACGCGCCATTGGCAATTGGGACGAATTAATCGCCATAGCCGACGACAGGCTCTATGAGGCAAAGCGCGCCGGCAGAAACCGCGTGTGGGCGACCTATTTCCCGAAGGTCGCAAACGGCTAA